From a region of the Mercurialis annua linkage group LG1-X, ddMerAnnu1.2, whole genome shotgun sequence genome:
- the LOC126666352 gene encoding serine--tRNA ligase, chloroplastic/mitochondrial: MGLQCYFGGMTVQTLKMASIPAAFFLNKPISKTLTLGSLPLRFSISNNRHQTRPFLSILSRALSATATAQEAATTPENVDTKGMKPQWKAAIDFKWLRDNEDAVALNIKNRNSNANLELVLHLYDKMLAVQKEVERLRGERNAVANKMKGKLEPSERQKLIQEGKNLKEGLVNLEEDLLKLTDALQQEAQCIPNMTHPDVPIGGEENSTVRKMVGTPREFSFPVKDHLHLGKELDLFDFDAAAEVSGSKFYYLKNEAVMLEMALVNWTLSEVMKRGFTPLTTPELVRSSVVEKCGFQPRGDNTQVYSIEGSDQCLIGTAEIPVGGIHMDSILADSILPLKYAAFSHCFRTEAGAAGAATRGLYRVHQFSKVEMFILCQAEESESHHEELIKIEEDLFSSLGLHYKTIDMASGDLGSPAYRKFDVEAWMPGLGRYGEVSSASNCTDYQSRRLGIRYRPSEPTLVNTKKGKGSLAPTKFVHTLNATACAVPRMIICLLENCQQEDGSVIIPEPLRPFMGGLELIAPKSS, translated from the exons ATGGGTTTGCAGTGTTATTTTGGCGGGATGACCGTACAAACCCTAAAAATGGCTTCAATTCCTGCTGCTTTCTTTTTGAATAAGCCAATttccaaaaccctaaccctaggtTCTCTTCCCCTCCGTTTTTCCATTAGTAATAATCGTCATCAGACAAGACCTTTTTTAAGTATCTTAAGTAGAGCGCTATCTGCAACAGCGACTGCGCAAGAAGCAGCTACAACACCAGAAAATGTAGATACTAAAG GGATGAAGCCGCAATGGAAGGCAGCCATTGATTTCAAGTGGCTACGGGATAATGAAGACGCGGTTGCTCTGAATATAAAGAATAGGAACTCTAATGCCAATTTAGAACTTGTGCTTCACCTTTATGATAAGATGTTAGCTGTTCAAAAG GAAGTAGAACGGCTTCGTGGAGAAAGGAATGCAGTAGCAAACAAAATGAAAGGAAAGCTTGAGCCATCAGAGCGTCAAAAACTCATACAGGAAG GCAAGAATCTGAAGGAAGGACTCGTGAATTTGGAAGAAGACCTGCTAAAACTTACCGATGCGCTACAGCAGGAAGCGCAATGTATACCCAACATGACTCATCCTGATGTTCCTATTGGCGGTGAAGAAAATTCAACAGTGAGAAAGATG GTGGGTACTCCTCGTGAATTTAGCTTCCCTGTCAAGGACCATCTTCATCTAGGTAAAGAGCTGGATCTCTTTGATTTCGATGCAGCTGCAGAG GTTAGCGGATCGAAATTCTACTATCTGAAGAATGAAGCAGTTATGCTAGAGATGGCCCTTGTCAACTGGACTCTTTCTGAAGTCATGAAAAGAGGCTTTACCCCTCTAACAACCCCGGAGCTTGTAAGATCATCGGTTGTTGAAAAATGTGGCTTCCAGCCTCGTGGAGATAATACTCAG GTATATTCTATTGAGGGTAGTGACCAATGCTTGATTGGCACGGCAGAGATCCCTGTTGGGGGGATCCATATGGATTCTATCCTTGCTGATTCTATATTGCCTCTGAAGTATGCTGCATTTTCCCATTGCTTCCGTACAGAGGCAGGTGCTGCAGGGGCTGCAACAAG GGGTCTTTATCGAGTTCACCAGTTCAGCAAGGTGGAAATGTTCATTCTATGCCAAGCGGAGGAGAGTGAATCCCACCATGAGGAACTTATCAAAATTGAAGAAGACCTCTTCTCTTCATTAGGTTTACATTATAA AACTATAGATATGGCATCAGGGGATCTAGGTTCGCCCGCTTACCGCAAATTTGATGTGGAAGCCTGGATGCCTGGTTTAGGACGGTATGGTGAG GTTTCAAGTGCATCCAATTGTACTGACTATCAAAGTCGCCGATTAGGAATCCGGTATCGTCCGTCAGAACCCACATTAGTAAATACCAAAAAGGGTAAAGGTAGCCTAGCTCCTACAAAATTTGTCCACACATTAAATGCAACAGCCTGTGCAGTTCCACGGATGATAATATGCTTGCTGGAAAACTGCCAGCAAGAAGACGGTTCTGTCATAATCCCTGAGCCATTGAGGCCTTTCATGGGTGGGTTGGAACTCATAGCTCCAAAGTCCTCATAA